In Theileria annulata chromosome 3, complete sequence, *** SEQUENCING IN PROGRESS ***, the sequence CAGAttctatttttattaatacaacCGGTTCCCTAACTTCAACCGATATAATTCTTCTTGTTGTATCACCAGGGTTTATATCTTCGTAAAAAACCTCACTACCACAAGAAACTgatgttattaaatttcCCTTATTAGCCTCAAAGGTTGATCTTACTTTGAAGTCTAAAACTCTTCCAGTTTGCTTCAAAGTTATGTTTCCATACCTTCCTTTTCTTGCACATAGATCAAggtttaaatatattgcgttaatggaaattattttaataagaAATAACATCAACGATATTGtttttttcattttgtctagatttttttattttaattttatattctaataactgttgaaaattttaaactgaatttctaaattaaatt encodes:
- a CDS encoding Theileria-specific hypothetical protein, putative (Contains a putative signal peptide;~1 probable transmembrane helix predicted for TA18750 by TMHMM2.0 at aa 5-24;~Signal peptide predicted for TA18750 by SignalP 2.0 HMM (Signal peptide probability 0.650, signal anchor probability 0.000) with cleavage site probability 0.469 between residues 19 and 20), with the translated sequence MKKTISLMLFLIKIISINAIYLNLDLCARKGRYGNITLKQTGRVLDFKVRSTFEANKGNLITSVSCGSEVFYEDINPGDTTRRIISVEVREPVVLIKIESEYLGYKETKYYLNHEDPVPIEECEYNKYLYDDDERLKNLR